GCTGGTGCATAGGTATCTTCCATCAGACTGAAGGTAGTCGCTGGCAGGAGATTGCCGATAACTTTGGCTTCTGCCATCTTACGAATGCCCTCATCAGTCGCTACCATCAAGTGCTCTGCACTCGTTGCTCCTAGCTCAGCTGCTACATCTACCCCGCCGATAGATTCAATTTCATCAGCATGGATACGAAGCTTGAAGCCCATTTCCTCAGCCTTAGAAAGCAGGTACCGTGATTCGTCAGCTGTAAAGACGCCTTTTTCACAGAAAATATCACAGAACTCAGCTAGATTTTCTGTTTTTACCCGAGGCAGCATTTCCTCAACGATGAGCTCCAGATATTCCTGAGAGCGTCCTTTGTATTCTGGTGGAACGGCGTGGGCAGCCATAAAGGTCGAAACTAAATCAATATCATGGTCACGGTCCAGAGCCCCAACAACATCCAGCTGGCGCTTCTCTGTTTCCCAGTCCAGACCGTAGCCACTCTTGGCCTCAACAGTCGTCACCCCATGAAGCAGCATATAGTCCAGCAGTCTCTTGGACTTATCGTAGAGAGTATCAAAAGAAGCTTCTCGCGTCGCCCGGACTGTACTGAGAATACCACCGCCTTGGGCTAGAATTTCCAGATAGGGGACACCGGCTAATTTCTTAGCAAATTCATGCTCTCGGCTACCGCCATAGACCAAGTGAGTGTGACAGTCGATTAAGCCGGGCGTCGCAATCTTACCCTCATAAGACTGAATCTTAGTATCTGGTCCAACTAGACTGGCATTCGGCTCTCCACTGCCAACTGCTAGGATTTTACCGTCTTTGACTGCAATGTAGCCGTCCTCCAAGACCTGAGCTTCCTTCATCTCCTCACCAAAAAGGGGATGTCCGAGATCCTTGGGACAGAAGACTTGATTAAAGTGAGTTAATAGTAAATCAGCAGTCATGCTTGTTCCTCCATTCATTTTCCAACTTATTCGCTTTCCATCATAATACACTATCGTCAAATTATAGTCAAA
Above is a window of Streptococcus cristatus ATCC 51100 DNA encoding:
- the hutI gene encoding imidazolonepropionase, encoding MTADLLLTHFNQVFCPKDLGHPLFGEEMKEAQVLEDGYIAVKDGKILAVGSGEPNASLVGPDTKIQSYEGKIATPGLIDCHTHLVYGGSREHEFAKKLAGVPYLEILAQGGGILSTVRATREASFDTLYDKSKRLLDYMLLHGVTTVEAKSGYGLDWETEKRQLDVVGALDRDHDIDLVSTFMAAHAVPPEYKGRSQEYLELIVEEMLPRVKTENLAEFCDIFCEKGVFTADESRYLLSKAEEMGFKLRIHADEIESIGGVDVAAELGATSAEHLMVATDEGIRKMAEAKVIGNLLPATTFSLMEDTYAPARKMLEAGMAITLTTDSNPGSCPTANLQFVMQLGCFMMRLTPVEVLNAVTINAAYSVNRQDKIGSFDTGKQADITILDAKNIDYPLYFFATNLTHQVYKAGKLVVDQGRIV